The sequence CTAAAGCGATCGGCATGGGCCATATACTGTTTTTCACCTGCGGCAGACTCAATCGAGCCGAACGGCATTTGGCCACGTAAAACCCAGCTACTGGGTAGGTTCCACTCTTTTTGCACGTCGGCATCAATCACGGGATTGTAGTGCTGCAAGCTGGCGCCAATATTGTGTTCGGCCAAGGTGGCCCAAACAGAGTGCTGAGCAATCCCAGTTGAATGCTCAGACCATACGGGGAAGTTATCGGCATACAAAGGGAACTGAGCCTGCAAGCCTTCGATAACGGCTTTGTCTTCATAGAACAAAACGGTGCCCTTTGCGGCTTTAAAGCTGGCCAATTTTTGCGCAGTTGGCGCAAAGTTTTCAGCCGGTACGATGGCGCGTAAAGCAGCTTCAGTGATGTCCCACAGGCGGTCGTGGGCTTGATCAAACAAGATCACGGCGCGAGAAGATTGTGAGTTAAAAGAGCTAGGGCTTTCTTCAACCGCGGTCTTGATGATGGTTTCAATTTCAGCATCATTCAAAGCAACCTGTTTACCTAGGGCGTAAATCGAACGGCGGTTTTTCAAAGCCTGTAAATATTGTGACATATAACATCCTTTCAGAATAAAGCAAGATCCTGCATCCGCAAGCCTTGCGTATCAATTCATTGATCGTCGTGACGGCGGTCAA comes from Neisseriaceae bacterium CLB008 and encodes:
- a CDS encoding nitroreductase family protein, giving the protein MSQYLQALKNRRSIYALGKQVALNDAEIETIIKTAVEESPSSFNSQSSRAVILFDQAHDRLWDITEAALRAIVPAENFAPTAQKLASFKAAKGTVLFYEDKAVIEGLQAQFPLYADNFPVWSEHSTGIAQHSVWATLAEHNIGASLQHYNPVIDADVQKEWNLPSSWVLRGQMPFGSIESAAGEKQYMAHADRFRVFK